aatttgttttgaaatttcacaATTATGAAGAGGTAAAATTTTGGCTGTGTGATAACAATAGATGTATTTTTAGTAATCAAGTAACAAAGATGTTTCTTGTAAATCTATTTAGATAAAAATTTGCTTTCTAACATTGGAAAGCAATAATATAAAAAGCAATACGCTAATTAAAGGTATCCAATGTAGCACCAGTACTGTCAAACTGTTATAGCAGTTGAGGTCTATTACACTAAACTTCGCCAAAGCTACTACAGGTTATTATCACaaattacagtatataacTTTGATCTGGAGTCATCTTACTGGTCCAGTTATCTAAGTTAGCTCGGTTGGGTTAGTAATTGTTCACATTCGACTTTTTCTTCATTGATGCCAGTAACTATATAACCTTTTAACTACAGGGTTGTGAGGAGTATCGACGACTCTTGCATGTTAATTCCACTAAAATCCATGTCAAACTTTTAACATAGAGAGGAATTAGGCTAATTGATAACGTGAAAATCAACATTTAACGTTTCTAGACTGTAAAAATACATTAACGAAACAAGTCACAATGACGAGTACATTACAAAGAATGATTTTTGACTAATTTtgaataataacaataaccCCTAATTACGCCCAGTACACAACCATTACAAGACGATCAAACTTTTAAGCGTCAAGTTATCATTACTTGTTTGCTTGCATTATAATGGACGATTCCATATTCACCGCCCAGGATCAGTGAAGTTGCTTCaagttattcaaaattttaaattaaccctattctaactaggcttggcttctcccgcacacagtcatagcaaaacgtggcgtacagttgcattgtttgctgtagaaacttgaaatttggtgacttttcctaaaaaatgttcagctatctgtccatgtttgtttgataaagttggattttgtaagttttgagatattgtgatattttcataattttgctgttctctccgcattgaagcgtattactcatttacgcaccaataactcgactaactattctctttcgttctcttctcgcggtcagctggttttccgcacagcgggggcgcggcgtaacaagaagaatttctagaaatgtgtcacttttagaaatacttaatttacactaaattcactttttttagttttacaattatgatgtatacaggaagccagatgatttttctactaacctgtaaaaatccgatcagtttacgacgtatagttttctagtaattaacgattgaaaatgtgtgtgcggggtcggccacacctagttttttagtaaactcgcgagcctggttaggatagggttaagcCAAGTCCAAAGAGAGATACCAAATTTTTACTGTATTATGCATACTTACTTCAAGATTATTTTCCCCTTCTTTTAGTTCAACAGACACGTGACCAGTATCatcaaaaacaattgattcAACTCCAAGTGAGGCATAAAACTGAAGTTTATTTGTTCGGAATTtctcttttaaaaattttccacaTTGATGGCATACTGCCCAAGCTTGTTCTTCCTTGAGGGGTAAGTCAAAACACAGCAGAATGTCAAGCAGATTCATATTTCCTACATTAGCATAAGCACTTACATGGCTCACCGAGCCAATTTTACACTGATTGATATTTAAAAAAcctgcaaaaaacaaatattatagaatttaaaaaatttcagtaTTGTATGAGGGAAGTTACTTTTATGGCTAAACTCTTCACTTAAGGTCGAGATAAACACATCCAACTTGATTCGTTATTTcaagtttaataaaaatttaatgattATAATGGTTTACTAAATTCATGGAATGCCCCCTCACAGCAATCCAAAAGTAGGTGCTTATCAAAACATACCTCCCTCATATATTACTGTGTCTCTGGCCCCTTGTTTCATTAACCTCGGTCAGCCAGTGCACAGTTATTGGGGGTGTAGTGGAAGACTACATCAGCTTTATGCATAATTTGTATACTATACCCTTGCTACctaaattgtgatgtcatttcaTTGTGCAATTCTGTACAAAAGATCCCCTGATGGAataacacaaatttttctctgtCATTTTGTGGCTTCAGATATCAGGGAACCCCCAACCCGAAGTATGGCAGCTTTCGACAAAAACTTCTGCATACAAAGACGCATATTTTGGTTTGCAATGAAGCTTGGcttctttgcttatttatttattggcAAGAAGATAAACCTTGTGCATGCAGAAAGTACAACACTTTACACTAGGGCACATTGATAAGTTTTACAGGTGGCATGTGCgtgtgccacactttccacaaTGACTCATACAATAACCTACATTATGTATTGGTATTAATAAGCGACTCAGCATGTTTATGTACTTCTGTTTAGTATTTTCTGATGCCACTCAACTGGAACTTGAGAACATACGGTAAAAAAGTTAGCCTGTAAAAATATATCAGAAGTAGTTTAAGTCGTATCCATGGAACTTTGTTCCGAAACTGATAAGGAAATTGGTGAACCATGCATTATAAAATCATGAAATTTAGGCCATGCCTGCCGAAGACTATGCAAAGAATGCAGTATGACATGTAAGGATCCTGTGCGAGCCTGCCTTACTCTGAATCTATAAGCAAACTGAAAACTGTGATAAGCAGCTAAGCTACTTTCTGATAGATTCACCGATACAGTACTGGTACGGTTTATTCATTTTCAGAACGTGCGAAAGTTATACCTAGGCCATTCGGTCGTTCGAGGAAAAATTGGACTATACAAACTTAACAATGTGGTTATACCTATCTATGAAACCTATTCCGATTTATCAGTATATGGTACCATATGCTACTAATTAATTAGGTTCTTCTATGAAATCACATTGGCTAAAGATATCATATATTTTGGTATACCCTATAGGTCTAGTTTACTATGTTGCAATCAAGACAGCTACAAAAGCCTAAAGTCTTGACTACTGATTATTTATATAGGCTAGACAAGCCTATAAAATGGCGAAAATATTCGCCTTTGTCCTCGAAGATCTCATTATATAGCTTCTGTGCGTCCTCTGCTGGTAAAAACACAACTCCACGTATCCGTGGCCTAAGAAATGGcataataaaaattgaaaaatgcgCAACAAACTTCGATGATACGCTTCAGAGAGCACAACCAATAGCAAGCTAGCCACGGCAGATTGATTCGACCTGATCGTAATTCGGCACGATTTCAACAAACATTACCAAGATTAGTTCTAAGCAGGGTTGTAACCTagtcattttttttaattccaTTCAAGTCGAGTGGTTTTAGGTTGTGACTCGATTCTTGAGTCAAGTCAACGCCTTTAGCATCAAGGATCATAGAAATCCCATAGAGGTTTTGGTTcagtaaaaactatttttcggTCACATTATAATTATACCTAGCATTAAATTGgttaatatgacgtcataactgTCTTCAAATTAGTCTGGTACTCTGGTTCATACTTTTAACGAagaattgtaattttttagaGAAATATTCGCTGTTGTTAcctaaaattgctttttttgcCGTCACAATCTTCATAAAGTGACTATAGTCATTTTGGACTTGGAATCAAGTCTAttgcaagatcccaaaataaaatttcagcattacCAAAACAACTCAatactcgtgacgtaaccgtcacactATGAAAACATTAAGGTGGGGTAGTGGTTAACAATGGTACTCATATGCTGCAGCTGGATTCAAATCTTGTTTAGCTCCAAGGGAATTACTTTGAAATCAATTTAGACTTTTGGAAAAAGATataattttaagttgaaaagtagcgtttatttcaattcaaagtctagcttagtaatttaatcaaGAGCAGTGAGAGTTTTGGTCAGAGGGTTAGGCTATAGTTTTAGGTAACTTTacattttggaaaaattagtaCGTCGTTCTAAGTTGAAATTTAACATACATTTCGATTCACTAAATAGCGTAATTGCCGTTTATCGTATTTGAATTtcctacttcggtaaacggcggCTGGTAAAATATACGCTTCCTACTTTTTTCTGTATAACAATGGTATACTTTTCTCAGTGTCCTtaccataaattttatttgctatCATTTTATATTCTTTCTTTTTCATCTTTCAACTACAGCAGGTCGCAATAAAGTGAGATCAAGGTTAAGgtaattgttatttttaattgattgTCAATCCTTAATCAAAGTGTGTACTATAAATTTTGCACTTCGCATATTTTGGGTAGAGTGGACAAAGAATGGAAAATTTAAACccagtttttaaatttttcccCCAATCAACGCAATCCTATATACACCACTGagtaataaagtttttaaatgaacGTTTACTCAAGTCTTTTTTGACGTAATCGCCCTAACCCTTGAGGTGTTTTGTAACATTTATAtgtataagatatctatgattGCAGATGACTCGGCAATCTGCATGAAGTTGATTCTGATTCGTTGAAGAATGGAACAcagtaatgtttattttcagcatataCGCTAGGCTAGTCAAGAAATATCGCTGATGGATTAGGCTTGCGATAACAGCCAAACTGAGATCAGTAAGTTGTATAGCTTACCTTCCTGCTCATGCACCTAGCCTATTACGTATAGAGAtatgaaaaattgcaaaccAACAGTGAAACAAATATCAAGTTAAAATTATGTGACTGTAATAAGTATGTTTGTATTACTCGCAAGACGAACAGAACATAAGTCATAATCCTTTAGCGACCTGCAAACAATTTCCTGTCGAACGTTTTCAACAGGTGCAGTTTTGCTCgcttgtaggcctatatgtgtTTCATGGCAAGATTCGTATTAATTACACTGGCTCAGGACTGTTCTGCGGATCTACTGGACAGCCAGtatgcagagtttggcatagacACATTCAATACTGTTTTTCATGAGCGTCAGTGCCGCACTTAAGGAGCGTTATTTTTGGATGCCTCCAAAATACACAGGGTTGCTCGGATCACTTGGActgtaaaattgaattgaaagttttttgaaaccgTGCATTTAGTTATTACTGCAACAGAATGCTTGTTTTACCCGCACGTTTGAAATTATGAAACTATGTACTATAatacatataggcctatagcgtGCTACCGTTTATGAtttcatattttaatttattcatattatcatattttatttattcttaTTTTTCTTCTATCCAGTAAGAATGTGGTTGTCTGCGTTGTTGCAAGCTGATGATACCGGAAATAAAGTATAACTGACTAACTGGGTATATTGTATGTTAAGGaggaaaacaaaaacttaaaaggAAAATGCCCGAAGCGTATTGCGTGACGCCACAAGAGTGTCGTGTTTGATATTTTATGTGTGAAATCTTTGCGGCCTGGCTAAAAAACGTTCATGAACCGGTCCGGGGCCGCTGTTTTAGAATACGAAAAGTGCCAATTTGGATAAACATGCAATACCAAGGTGTTTTTCGTAGGCCTATTTAACATTAATgtgaaaatttttgctttatgtgaagcaagttttaaaaaaatatgtttaaaatgcTGTAGAATCACCTAACTAAGTGCATGGTTACCATAAacattcaattcaattttacagTTATTTTGGAGGCAAccgttattttgcacttaatgtcTTGGACAGAACATCTgtaaacttaatttttattcgatttaaagattgaataaCTCAAACTGTGTACATTACTGTGTATTTGCACACTTCATTGTGTCTGAGCATTTTTTGAGCAccgcacttgtcatttttggttgtttagtACACTCaagattttgctgaaaaatggCCGTACTTTGCGGTCCGGGCTGGACAGTTCTTAATTCCGGCAATAGGTtactatataggcctataaaaaaactaaataaaaaaggCAGCGTCTGTTTCACGGTTGTCGTTTACCGAATTCGGAAAAAGCTACTGGGATAAACGGCAAttggtattttcttacttcgtAAACGACGGCCGATGaagtagacacttattttcaattcacAGATATTGAAAATATCATAATTGCAATAGCATAATTGGCatttaccgtattttcttattttggCAAATCAATGACGCTAGTCTGTcaattgaaatgtatgctTATTTCCAACTTAAaacatgcataaaattttGGACATAAAAGGGCTCAAACATTAGCGAGATTTGAGCCTGAGAACTCTTGCATGCAAACTCCATCGTTAACCATTTACGCTACCGCTTTGCTTACTTCGTTCATCCAAAACGATAGTCATAAACCCATCagcaaaaatctgaaaatcCGAATTGCGATTTAGCGACTTACATGCATGcatgcaataaataaaaaaaggaaaGCTGGTTGCTTAAataccaatttataataaataaacaaaaaagaattaaGTGCACATCATCAAGCTAAGATTTATGTCTTTGCTCACATGTGTTTTCATCAGAAGCTGCCAAACTTTCCAGTTGGGCATTGCAGTTTTTGCCAGTTTGTATTCTATGGCAGCTCAAGCGGCATTTTAGCGGGTGCGCAAAAGGTCTAAAAGCGTTCTTCAAGTGCAGTATAACAGACTGTTAGGGTGCAGGTTTTGATGTTTGAACAAGTTCCTGTACATCCTGATTGCTATAAAATATTCCACAAATCATGTGAAAATTCCATAGTGCATACAAACTGTGTCCACAATTAATTCAATTGATATAAAATACATCTAAATGCATACTTGTGCATACTGATAAAACCAAAGTGTGCCACCGAATTCAATAAATGCCGCCCTAAAGTTCTCCCAAGTTGCCATACTCTGTACAGCTGGTGGCAGTAGCACACCTGagataattttcaaatatacttttttgcacatttggctTTATTTGAGCCTTAACTTGCTGGTTAAATAAGTAGTCGCTTAATATGGTAATAGTCTGAATTAACCTTTTGTAGGCTCTGTACAAAGGCAGGTAAAAGACTATAGGACTGGTATATCCAGGTAATTTATTAGCTATATTCTTGCGAGTTGCAAGCAAGATTACCTTAATCAAAAACGCTTTGcacaaaacatgaaacaaGAGCTAAGGACATATTCATAGCAGTGAgaaaattcaagaaaaattaccaaaaatgcTTAGAATAATCGAAGCATGACgaataaaaagttttgattCGTGTATTTAGGAATATTGATTGGCCAAATTTCGAAAAAAATCGATGAATATTTATCCGACCCACAGAATTTTTCAATAAGCGGGTCGATAAATTAttcatattttaatttttatcatcCACTATTGAAAGATTGAATGAGTGCACACTTGGCTAGTCGTTACACATCTGAGTTAGCAAATCTGCACGTCCTATATCCACCACTGCTTTTTTGCATGTATGGATTTGCCCATTGAAACTCaacgaaaatttatttttttttttgctttttcctCTTTTTGCTGGATTATTCACTGCTTGGAATGTTACCTATTGAATTGGTGAATGGCCTGTTGGCtacatatttcaaatttaaacatttcatatcctttttctgttttttcttgtttgagATGGTATCTGTCATCTAGCCTATTAATCTAAAGTCTTGTAAATTCCTCCACGAGGAGAGTAGCATTGggttacaaattatttttaagtcAGCTTAACTTATTACACATTAATTTTGACAAACTGTATTTGTTTAAAGATACGCTactgaaataaaatgattattagGATTCAATCACATATTGGCACCAAACGCCTGGAGACATCTAGTGATGAAGTTTTGTCAagtttttacaagaaaattgaaaaattgtttgtgcTTGAGGGAAAAGAATGGGGTCTATTTTTGGATAGAAGTGGTCAAAAGGAAATACCTAAAAATAGCATAACTCAGATAAAATCCACAGGACTAAAGCATGGGGATATGGTATACTTGGAGATAAAGAAGtataattcaaaaaatataaaagaaatgGTTGGGAAGGATTTGTTAGAAGATGAAATAGATGTTGAACTATGGAAACGAGATGGCAGAATAAAACAATCTGTCAACGGACAAAGTATGttcaaagttgaaaatttgCCTTTAGAACCTTGGGATGAGTCTTATTTGCaggaaaaacaaataaaattcatgTCATTCCATGCCTACATGAGACAGCAAACATCAGGCGTTGATAaaggaaaatacttcaaactGGAAGGTATTAAAGCTGCATGTAAGTTAAATGCAGATGCCAAACATTCTGCAGTGGACTTGCCATCAGCTCTTACTTTGAACCGACAAAAGTTTCGTCATGTTGACAATATCATGTTTGAAAATCGTCATGTTGTGGATAGATTTTTAAACTATTGGAGATTATCGGGCCATCAGCGTATGGGATTTCTTTATGGTAGATATTCACCTCATGCTGATGTTCCACTTGGTATCAAGGCTGAAATTTGTGCAATATATGAGCCACCCCAAGAGAGCACAGCCAATTCTTTAGTCTTTCATGATAACCCTCATGAAGAGATTGTTGATCATGTTGCTCACGAATTGGGACTTACAAAGATAGGCTGGGTTATAACCGATTTGATTGCAGAAAACAACTCTACTGGTACTGTAAAGAACACCCGAAATATGGACACATATTTTCTTTCTAGTGAAGAGTGCATCACTGCtgcaactttgcaaaataaacatttaaaccCATGTAGACTTGCTCGAAAAAATGTATATGGATCAAAATTTGTGACTGTTGTTATATCAGGGGATAAAAATTCTCAAATATCATTTGAGGGTTACCAAGTGTCCAATCAGTGTATGTCCCTGGTTGCTGATAATTGTCTTCTTCCTACTCTTGATGCTCCAGAGTTGGGGTACATTCGTGAGAGTAATGGAGATCTAATTGTTTCCGATGTGTACTACAAGGAGAAGGACAAGTATGGCAATGAAATAACCAAACTTGCTCGTCCATTACCATTGGAGTACCTTTTGGTTGACGTAAGAAATCAATTTTGCTGTAATTTGTTGAAGTAGCATACagataatatttatatatacatatatatatacatgtataTATTATACAGTAGAACTTGCCCATGTCACTGCCTATTGCTTGGTCTCGGCGGAAAGCCTATTGTTTTTTGTAGTATCAAGTTTGGCTAAGTTGACTTTGCCTAACTCGTCTATTTACTTAATTCTGCACCTTTCTTGGTTAGAGTGAGCGAAATAATTCGCTTAACATACCACCATTCTTGCTACTATGACCAACATAATTCGCATTAGTAGTCAGACTTTTAAAACACTTTGTCAGCGTGATTACATGGCAAACTTAATCTGCTATGATCACACTACAGCTGTATCGCCCAGCTGTCTACAATCCTTGTTAATGTAACACAACCTCGTTGTGTCACAATTGTACATTTATGAAAGACCCGGAAACCTTATCATTTTAGActgtttttatcagttttagtTTACCTTCAGGTAGCAATGCTGCAGTCAGATGAAGCAGCCTAGCCAGAGATTACAGAATGACGATGAAAATGAAACTAGCTATAGTGCATAGAGATTGTCATTTTTATAgtgcagttttgtttttgctatcGAGTGGAGAGTCGTTTTCTGTCTTCAAAAAACATCAAGCAGGTGATTGTAGCAGCCTAGGGCTCTTAGGTACAAGGTAGTGCCTGTTAAGTAGATTTATGCTAGGAAGCTATTCTaagtacaaaattaaaatcttaatATCTAGACCAACAttaagtttaaagtttaaaccaaaaaacttttacagagtttttaatctaaatgtaGTATcccaaaaaatgcaattaaaaaattttattttgtgatgtTTTCCTAAGTTGCTGGTTTGCTTAAGTTGCAACTCTTTTTGTTCTACTTAAGGTGGCGACTTAAGGCAAATTATACAGTGTAGGGTCTTATCCAGAAATTCTAAAGGAAATGCAAAACTCTGGCAAATTGATTAATGCTGTTGCATGTCTGTAGTTAAATTGTTCTGTCTAAACTGTGAAGATGACAAGTGATACTAGAAAAAAATTGGTTCGCAAATGTTGCGCATACATAGATGATAATAGAAGATAGCATGGACAGTGTAAGCATGAAATAAATAAGCAGAAAGCCCTGCAACCTTTTTCGCCATCCTGGTCAAATACACTACAATATAACATGATAACACTTCATACATGCAAGACCACAGAGTGATAAGAAAATGATTACAAAGCGTTTCCCACAAACTCAACTCGACAACACAAAATAGTGGTTTTTAGAGTCGAAATGATTAACTCAATTCTGCTTTCGAAGACTTTGGCAACTTACatctttaaaaattatattttcattgttttagttaatgccactaaataattttgacattaaaacaATCACCATGAGTATACTCATTGTTGGCATTTGCAATCGACATAATGCAAACTTGCAAAGTCataaatatgtaaataaatgtaaatattcaatacatttctcaacaaaaaagtTGTCAGCGAGTTCTCCCTTTCTTATCCCAAACAACTTGTATCACTTCGTTGCGAGCGAAGCAAAGAGATCATtgtaatttaagttttaagatGATAAAAGCAAGACAACTTTTGGTTGGCAGCATGGGTCAGAATTCCAACAAGTTGTCTAGTGTCATTTTCGAAAACAAATTGTACTGGAATCTTGCAAATTTGCATTGTAGGGCGGGAACGGGGGTATAACTGTAGCCTAATAATTGCTTATCGTTATTTGGTTTACATTGTAAATATTAGGAAATTTTAGGGAATCCGATGttgaagagttttgttttgactACACATGCCACAAAAGATTAAATAGATGAGTAGTATTAAGAACCTTCTATAATGCTGATGTTCTTTAATTTAGTATTCTTCACTTTCTAACCATATATTgcttaaattataaaagcaaGGGTAACGTGAAGCAACTTACCAGCgctaacaaaatgtttaatgatCATTGTAACTAATGAAATCAATCTTAGCGGGAGTAAAACACTTCAGATTTTATTCAACCACCTTTATTCATTTCAAGCGCTCGCAGCATTGTTTGGGCAAAGAAAGAGCACACTCATGGTTTCGCTCTTAAAAAAAGAGCGATCCCCAAAAATAGAGCATGCTCAGTTCGTACCCAGCTCAGGCTGGCAGTCAACGtatcttgttttcttttcacttttaatttttgtgtaaCCCTTACAATGTGCCTCTGTAGTCTATACTATTGCTCAATGGTAACTTAATATTTTAGATGTTCTTAGTTgaagattttgtttgttatttttttttgttgttgtaggtACCAACTGCATTTTCCATCGAACCCCAGTTCACCTGCAGTAATCACACAGCTGAGTTTCCAATAGCTCACCGGCATTACGTTGGTCACACACAGTCCTTGTCATCACTAGCAAAATACCTTAACCAGTTTGGTCCAAACCAGTTGGTAGATGCTCTATCAGATTTTCATGTATTATTATACTTGGCAACAAATGAAACTTTGCCTTTTAAGGTTAGTTTCGAgctattattgttttttttgtttaacataTAATTACCACTTTTACTATGTAAACAGATCAGAGTTGTAAACTTGAGAAACCAATATTTCTGACTCGAGTCAGGTTAATTCTAACAGTTGTTTGAGTTGAGTTAAATTTAGTTAATGCTGTTAGTTTTATGAACTTTGCTTTTGTCACATTACGCATTGTGTTAAGTAGGTTACCAATATCATTGTACTCAGTTGCATCAAATTTGGCCTTGTTGTTACATTCTAACAGAAATTCCTCTGATTAGTGATTACCTAAAGCATTTGTAAGTAAACTCTGTCacatttgcaataatttgACTCAAGTCATTTTAGGCTTAACAAAGCTaagtcatttaaaaatatgactCAAATTAATTCAATATCTCAATAATACTAAAACATATTCAAGAACAGTAGAAGTTACTTCATTTTGGTCATAATACTGAAATAGTCACAAAAATTGAAGCTATTTTAACGATACCTGAATTAACTTGACTATCCACAAAAAGACtttaaaatcttgttttgGTCATTTGCAGCTCAGCTGCAAATTTATTCCAAAAAC
The Clavelina lepadiformis chromosome 4, kaClaLepa1.1, whole genome shotgun sequence DNA segment above includes these coding regions:
- the LOC143452674 gene encoding nuclear protein localization protein 4 homolog, which translates into the protein MIIRIQSHIGTKRLETSSDEVLSSFYKKIEKLFVLEGKEWGLFLDRSGQKEIPKNSITQIKSTGLKHGDMVYLEIKKYNSKNIKEMVGKDLLEDEIDVELWKRDGRIKQSVNGQSMFKVENLPLEPWDESYLQEKQIKFMSFHAYMRQQTSGVDKGKYFKLEGIKAACKLNADAKHSAVDLPSALTLNRQKFRHVDNIMFENRHVVDRFLNYWRLSGHQRMGFLYGRYSPHADVPLGIKAEICAIYEPPQESTANSLVFHDNPHEEIVDHVAHELGLTKIGWVITDLIAENNSTGTVKNTRNMDTYFLSSEECITAATLQNKHLNPCRLARKNVYGSKFVTVVISGDKNSQISFEGYQVSNQCMSLVADNCLLPTLDAPELGYIRESNGDLIVSDVYYKEKDKYGNEITKLARPLPLEYLLVDVPTAFSIEPQFTCSNHTAEFPIAHRHYVGHTQSLSSLAKYLNQFGPNQLVDALSDFHVLLYLATNETLPFKEELDPLLKAVRSHDNDGVMQWSKCASWSTLMELMKHADEDSTGHISEAGGLDDDMREAIKRSLQMN